TGTAGAATTGCGTCGAACCGACGGCTGAGGCCAGCAGGCCGCCGAATATCAGCAGGTCGGGGCTGTGGCCGCCGGGATTGCCGAGATAGGTGGCGATCGCTTCGGCGCCGTGCTGGTTGCGAATACCGAGTAGTGCCTGACCGGCGATGTCGAACGCTTCCTGCCAGCTGATTTCCTCGAAGCGCGAGCCCGTACGCTTCAAAGGCATGCGCAGGACGTCGGGATCGCGGTTCAGGCCCAGCATCGCCTGTGACTTGGCGCAGACATAGCCGTGGCTATATTTGTCATCGCCATTGCCTTTTATGGCGATGACTTGATTGTCTTCGATCGTCGCCACGACGCCGCAATTCGCCTCGCAATATGGGCATGTCTTCTTGGCAAAGCTGATCAAAGCCGCTCTCCTGCGCAGAAGGGGCTGCCTTATGTCCCCTGTTTTGGACGGATGGTATCATTGCTATCGGTCAATGGCTGCGCGGACGACCTCTTGGTGTAAAAGCATCATCCATATGATGAAAGTCGTACCGATGGTCGATACGCCTTCGACTGCGCTATTCAGGCCTTAAGCTATATTTGAGATAGGAGATGTTATGCCCGACTATTTGAAATTCTACATCGACGGAGCCTGGGTCGATCCGGCCGAACCCAGAAAGCTGGACGTAATCAATCCGGCGACCGAGGAGCCGGTCGCAAGCATCTCCATAGGATCGGCGACCGATGTCGATCGCGCCGCCGCCGCTGCCCGGCGGGCCTTCGGCGCCTTCTCGCAAAGTAGCATCGAAAGTCGTGTCGCGCTGCTGGGCCGGATCGCCGAGGAGTATGAAAAGCGGAAGGAAGAGATGGCCAAGGCGATCACGTCCGAAATGGGCGCGCCTTCCTGGCTGTCCAGCCAGTATCAGGTCGCATTGGGGCTGGCCCATATCAAGACCGCTCACGCGATGCTCCAGAATTTCGCGTTCGAGGAACTTCGCGGTACGACCATGATCGTCAAGGAACCCATTGGCGTTTGCGGTCTGATCACGCCATGGAACTGGCCCATCAACCAGATCACGTGCAAGGTCGCGCCGGCACTGGCAGTGGGCTGCACGATGGTGCTCAAGCCGTCCGAAGTCGCGCCGCTCTCCGCCATGATCTTCGCCGAGATCTGCGATGCCGCCGGTGTCCCGGCGGGCGTGTTCAACCTGGTTAACGGCGACGGACCGGGTGTCGGAACGGCGATTGCCGGCCATCCGGAAATCGACATGGTGTCGTTTACGGGGTCCACCCGCGCCGGCATTCAGGTCGCTCAGACGGCTGCGCAGACCGTCAAGCGGGTTGCGCAGGAACTGGGGGGCAAGTCGCCCAATATCCTGCTTGACGACGCGAATTTCGAGGAAGCGGTGGCGGGCGGGATCGTCCGCATGATGTTGAATTCCGGTCAGTCCTGCAATGCTCCGACGCGAATGCTGGTGCCGGCGAGCCGGCTCGACGAGGTAAAGGCCATCGCGAAGAAGACGGCGGAATCGCTGACCGTCGGAAATCCCGAAGAGGAGGTCCGGCTCGGCCCCGTCGTGTCCGAAGTGCAATGGAATCGTATCCAGCAACTCATCGAAAAGGGTGTCGAGGAAGGCGCGACGGTCGTGGCGGGCGGGCCCGGACGGCCGGACGGACTGAAGCGCGGCTATTTCGTGAAACCGACCATCTTTGCCGATGTGACGCCCGACATGACGGTGGTTCGGGAGGAGATTTTCGGGCCGGTGCTGGTGATCCAGGCCTATGTGGATGAAGCCGACGCCATCGCGCTGGCGAACGATACGCCCTATGGGCTGGCCGCCTATATCCAGAGCGGCGATCCCGCCCGCGCCAATCGGGTGGCGCGGCAATTGCGCGCCGGTCAGGTGACGCTCAATGCGGCGGGCCTGGACTTCACGGCGCCCTTTGGCGGCTATAAGCAGTCCGGCAATGGACGCGAATGGGGCGACCATGGCTTTGCCGAATATCTGGAAACCAAGGCCATGCTGGGCCACGGATAAAGGGGGCGCGGGGCAGGGCCAGCCGGTCCTGCCCCGATGCAGTGGGGATCAGCCGCCGCGTGTCACGGGAATGAGGGCGCCGCTGATCGCGCCCGCCTCTGCCGAGCACAGGAAGGCGATGACATCGGCAATCGCCCTGGGCTTCACCCATGTGCTGGTGTCGGCGTCCGGCATGTCGCGCCGATTGGTCGGCGTATCGATGATGCTGGGCAGGACGGCGTTGACGGTGATGTCGCGGTCGGCAAATTCGGCGGCAAGCGTCTCAGTCAACCGATGGACCGCCGATTTCGATGCGGCATAGGCGCCCATGCCGGTGTCCGCTCGAAGTGCGGCGAATGCGCCGACATTGACGATCCGCGCGGCCGATTGGTTCAGCAGGAAGGGAAGGGCGGCTTTGATCGCATTCGCCGTCGTCTGAAGGTTCAATGCGTAGAGTTTCAGCCAGCTGGCAGGATCGCCATCCTCGAACTTCTGCCAGACAAAGCCGCCGGCGACATTGATAAGGGCGTCGATCCCGCCAAGCCGCTCCGCAGCTTCGCGAAGCGCCTGTTCCGCGGATGAAGGATCGGCCAGGTCGACATCGCCTATCGCCACGCCGCCTTCGGGCCATCCGGCAGGAACCGGCGCATAATCGATGCACGCGACTTGCACCCCGAACGATTGGAAACAGGCTGTTACTGCCTGACCCAGTGCACCAAATGCGCCTGTCACGACTGCCGACTTCACCATAAAACCTCCATTCAAACGCGAAACAATATTACACTGCTCCGCTACAATTCCGGGCAGGGGATTTGCCAGTCATCCGATGGATAGTGGATCGTCGCAGCAGGAAATTGCGGATGCAATATTGCAATGCCTGACGGTGCGGGCCAAATGGCGCCGACGACCCGATATTCAGACGCCCTGGATGATGAAGGCGCGATAATCGGCGCCCAGATGCCGGTGCCGCTTCGCGTCCTGATAGGCCGGGCTGTCATACCAGGCCCTGGCCGCTTCCACCGTCTTGAACTCTACGATGACCGCGCTGTCCGTCGGCGGGCCTTCCAGTGTTTCCGTCGCTCCATAGACGGCGCGGGGGATCGCTTCATGTCCGGCGAAGGTGGGGCCGGCCATCCTCGCATAGATTTTCATCTCCTCCTCGTCGCGGATATTTTCACGCATGAAGACAATATAGGCCGGCATGTAACACTCCCTTCTTTGACATGCTGAGAGGCGGTGATGCACGGCGGCGCGTGCGCAGTCCAGTGTCGGGCAGGCATGGATCGCGCCTGCCGCACGGCTTCACATTCCTGATGGATTGGCAGGCAATGACGGATTGCTCTTCGCTCGGCCTGCGGTTCATTCCATTCTTCCATCGATTGCGGGGCGGATGTGAGAGGATGGAAAGAAGGCATGACAGTCGAAGGAGAATTGCTGTGGCGTCCGTCGCAGGATTTTGCGTCCGGATCCAACCTTGCGCAATATATGGAATGGCTAAGGCCGCGGGGGCATGATTTCACAGACTATCCCGCCCTGTGGCGCTGGTCGGTTGACGAACCCGATGCGTTCTGGGCGTCCTTGTGGGACTATTTCCAGATATGGTCCGACCGGCCATATGAAGAGGTCTGCACCAAGGGGGCCATGATCGATGCGCGCTGGTTTACCGGATCGCGCGTCAATTATGCCGAACATGTGCTGCGAAACCTGGATTCCAGGGGCGGGGACGCAGTGGCCATCCACTATCGGTCCGAAATGCGGCCCGGCGGCACGGTCAGCTGGCAGGAACTCGAGGAGAAGGTCCGCCGGCTGGCGACCGCGATGCGCGATCTGGGGGTTGTGCCCGGCGATCGGGTCGTATCCTATATGCCCAATATTCCCGAAACGGCCATAGCGATGCTGGCGACCGTGGCGATTGGCGCCATCTGGTCGTCCGCGGCGCCGGAATTCGGGGTCGGCACCGTGACGGACCGTTTCGCGCAGATCGAGCCCAAGCTGATCTTTGCCGCCGATGGTTATCGGTTCGCGGGCAGGGATTTCGACCGGCGCGCGGATATCGCCGCCATCGTCGGGAAACTGCCCACGCTCGAACATCTGGTCTGGCTGGATTATGCCCATCCATCCGGCGCGCCGGTGGCCCATCGGGGCCTCCGCAAATGGGACGATCTGGTGGCGGGCGACGCGCCGCCGCGCGAGCAGTTCCGCTACGAACGGGTGCCGCACGATCATCCGCTCTGGATATTGTTCTCGTCGGGCACCACGGGTCTGCCCAAGCCCATTGTGCAGGGCCATGTCGGCGTGCTGATCCAGCATATGAAGGGCATGAGCTTTCATGTGAACATCCGGCCCGGAACCGTGCTGTTCATCTACAGCACGACCGGGTGGATGATGTGGAACTCCACTATGTCCGCGCTGTGCGTGGGCGGCGGCACCGTCCTGTACGACGGCAGCCCCTTCGCCGATGGCGTGGGAACGCTGTTCGCCGTCGCGCAGGATACCGGCGCGCATGTCCTGGGCGCCAGTCCGACGCTGGTGCAGGCCGCGGCCAAGGCCGGTTTCCGGCCGCGCGACCATTTCGCCCTCGATGCGCTGGAGGAGATCATATTGGGCGGCGCGCCCTCGACGCCCGAAACTTTCGCCTGGTTCTATGACGCTGTGAAGACCGATCTGTGGGTCACATCGCAATGCGGCGGCACGGAACTATGTTCGGGCATTGTCGGTGGCGTTCCCATCCAGCCCATATATGCGGGCGAGATACAGGGGCCGATGCTGGGCATCGACGTGGCCGCCTTTGACGATCAGGGCCGTCCCGTGATCGACGAGGTCGGCGAGATGGTCATCACAAAGCCCGTTCCGTCAATGCCGCTCTATTTCTGGAACGACCCCGACAAGTCCCGCTATCGGGCCAGCTATTTCGAGACCTTTCCGGAGGTCTGGCAGCAGGGCGACCTGTTCAAGATGAACGACAGGCTTGGCTGCTATGTCTACGGAAGGTCGGACGCGACGCTCAACCGTTTCGGCGTCCGCATCGGCACGGCTGAAATTTACCGCACGCTCGAAAAGGTGGAAGGGGTGCAGGACGGGCTGGTGCTGTGCTGCAATCTTGCGGGCGGCGATTATTACATGCCCTTGTTCGTCAAGCTGAAGGAGGGCGTCGCGCCGGACGATGCGGTCAGGGCAGCAATTATTCGCCGATTGCGCGACGAGAACAGCCCGCGCCATGTGCCGGATGAAATCCTGTTCGTGCCGGATATTCCCTATACCATGACGGGCAAGCGGTTGGAAATTCCCGTACGCAAGATATTGCTGGGCGCGGAGGCCGCAAAGGTCGCGAGTAGGGAAACCATGGCCAATCCGGCGAGCCTGGACTGGTTCACCGACTTCGCCGCGTGCAAGGGGCTGGTCGGGCTGTGACATTCAGGCCCGACCCGGCGGAGGTTTGTATCAGAAGTCGATGGCGATCTTGCCGAAATGCGCGCCTTTTTCCTGAAGCAGAAATGCGGATTGCAGTTCTTCCAGAGGAAATTGATTGCCGATGACGGGGCGGATGCCCGTTGTCTCCAGCGCGCGGACGGTGTCGAGTTGGTGGCGGCGGCTGCCCACCGTGATGCCTGCTATCGTCAATTGCTTGCCGAATATCCGCGCGGTCGGCACCGGCCCCTGGATGCCGGCCAGCACGCCGACCAGTGAGATCGTTCCGCCATAGCGCGTCGCGGCGATGGATTGCTCCAGGGTCGCGGCGCCCCCCGTCTCGACGACGATATCGACGCCTTTGCCGGAAAGCCGGTTCGCAGTCGCGCCCCAAGCCGGATCGCTGCGATAGTTGATGACCTCGTCCGCGCCGAGCGCGCGTAGCCGCTCCAGCTTTTCGTCGGATGAGGATGTCGCGATGACGCGGGCGCCCATCGCCTTGGCCAGTTGCAGGGCGTAGACCGATACGCCGCCGCTGCCCATGACGAGGACCGTGTTGCCCGCCTTCAGTTGGCCCTTGGGGACAAGCGCGCGCCATGCGGTGACGCCAGCGCAGGTGATCGTGGCGGCTTCCCTGTGGCTGAAGCCGCGTGGCGCATGGGTGAAGGCGTGCCATGGCGCGCAAACCATGTCCCTGGCGAAACCGTCGATCCCGTCTCCGGGCACGTTGGACGGGCGCGCATCGGGTTCGCGCCCGTCGATCCAGTCAGGAAAGAAGGTGGAAACGACATGATCGCCAACGGCAAATTCCGTGACATCCGCGCCGACGGCAACGACCGTTCCCGCGCCGTCGGACAGGGGGACAATGCCGGAAACGGTCGGAATCCGGCCGGATACCACACCATAATCATGATAGTTTAG
This region of Sphingobium sp. EM0848 genomic DNA includes:
- a CDS encoding aldehyde dehydrogenase family protein, whose protein sequence is MPDYLKFYIDGAWVDPAEPRKLDVINPATEEPVASISIGSATDVDRAAAAARRAFGAFSQSSIESRVALLGRIAEEYEKRKEEMAKAITSEMGAPSWLSSQYQVALGLAHIKTAHAMLQNFAFEELRGTTMIVKEPIGVCGLITPWNWPINQITCKVAPALAVGCTMVLKPSEVAPLSAMIFAEICDAAGVPAGVFNLVNGDGPGVGTAIAGHPEIDMVSFTGSTRAGIQVAQTAAQTVKRVAQELGGKSPNILLDDANFEEAVAGGIVRMMLNSGQSCNAPTRMLVPASRLDEVKAIAKKTAESLTVGNPEEEVRLGPVVSEVQWNRIQQLIEKGVEEGATVVAGGPGRPDGLKRGYFVKPTIFADVTPDMTVVREEIFGPVLVIQAYVDEADAIALANDTPYGLAAYIQSGDPARANRVARQLRAGQVTLNAAGLDFTAPFGGYKQSGNGREWGDHGFAEYLETKAMLGHG
- a CDS encoding SDR family NAD(P)-dependent oxidoreductase — translated: MVKSAVVTGAFGALGQAVTACFQSFGVQVACIDYAPVPAGWPEGGVAIGDVDLADPSSAEQALREAAERLGGIDALINVAGGFVWQKFEDGDPASWLKLYALNLQTTANAIKAALPFLLNQSAARIVNVGAFAALRADTGMGAYAASKSAVHRLTETLAAEFADRDITVNAVLPSIIDTPTNRRDMPDADTSTWVKPRAIADVIAFLCSAEAGAISGALIPVTRGG
- a CDS encoding DUF1330 domain-containing protein — protein: MPAYIVFMRENIRDEEEMKIYARMAGPTFAGHEAIPRAVYGATETLEGPPTDSAVIVEFKTVEAARAWYDSPAYQDAKRHRHLGADYRAFIIQGV
- a CDS encoding acetoacetate--CoA ligase produces the protein MTVEGELLWRPSQDFASGSNLAQYMEWLRPRGHDFTDYPALWRWSVDEPDAFWASLWDYFQIWSDRPYEEVCTKGAMIDARWFTGSRVNYAEHVLRNLDSRGGDAVAIHYRSEMRPGGTVSWQELEEKVRRLATAMRDLGVVPGDRVVSYMPNIPETAIAMLATVAIGAIWSSAAPEFGVGTVTDRFAQIEPKLIFAADGYRFAGRDFDRRADIAAIVGKLPTLEHLVWLDYAHPSGAPVAHRGLRKWDDLVAGDAPPREQFRYERVPHDHPLWILFSSGTTGLPKPIVQGHVGVLIQHMKGMSFHVNIRPGTVLFIYSTTGWMMWNSTMSALCVGGGTVLYDGSPFADGVGTLFAVAQDTGAHVLGASPTLVQAAAKAGFRPRDHFALDALEEIILGGAPSTPETFAWFYDAVKTDLWVTSQCGGTELCSGIVGGVPIQPIYAGEIQGPMLGIDVAAFDDQGRPVIDEVGEMVITKPVPSMPLYFWNDPDKSRYRASYFETFPEVWQQGDLFKMNDRLGCYVYGRSDATLNRFGVRIGTAEIYRTLEKVEGVQDGLVLCCNLAGGDYYMPLFVKLKEGVAPDDAVRAAIIRRLRDENSPRHVPDEILFVPDIPYTMTGKRLEIPVRKILLGAEAAKVASRETMANPASLDWFTDFAACKGLVGL
- a CDS encoding NAD(P)-dependent alcohol dehydrogenase, whose translation is MRAVRLPAPGIGNLALVQEAEPPAPATGEIVVRISASSLNYHDYGVVSGRIPTVSGIVPLSDGAGTVVAVGADVTEFAVGDHVVSTFFPDWIDGREPDARPSNVPGDGIDGFARDMVCAPWHAFTHAPRGFSHREAATITCAGVTAWRALVPKGQLKAGNTVLVMGSGGVSVYALQLAKAMGARVIATSSSDEKLERLRALGADEVINYRSDPAWGATANRLSGKGVDIVVETGGAATLEQSIAATRYGGTISLVGVLAGIQGPVPTARIFGKQLTIAGITVGSRRHQLDTVRALETTGIRPVIGNQFPLEELQSAFLLQEKGAHFGKIAIDF